One window of the Trifolium pratense cultivar HEN17-A07 linkage group LG2, ARS_RC_1.1, whole genome shotgun sequence genome contains the following:
- the LOC123904214 gene encoding pathogenesis-related thaumatin-like protein 3.5 yields MSSSTKFSMINILFLFHVVAAGYHSTTFTIVNSCNLTVFPGIFHGGSSSLPSTAGFSLHPGESNVLTMPHSWSGRLWGRTHCSHYSNGNFSCLTGGGGDCASSTMECNSSSPVTLAEFNLNAKSSGFDFFRISLVNGYNLPMMVEPQVGNGSGNCTTTGCMVPLGTVCPSQLKVMSGGDCIGCRSACKPFSKHCSSEFFAKACPHAKVDATTKTFQSVCATTDYFITFCPTSTRIKPSKEDNSEDQKKGSTIDKIVNFCKQNIKLLGIVGGSVGVVAIVITITISCACTKHGCNCIFGLSAEIKSKFPSHLFTKIKGLFSAAGCSGNPNIIS; encoded by the exons ATGTCTTCTTCGACAAAATTTTCTATGATCAATATCCTATTTCTCTTCCATGTCGTAGCAGCAG gtTACCACTCTACAACATTCACTATTGTCAACAGTTGCAACCTCACAGTTTTTCCCGGTATTTTCCACGGCGGCAGCTCATCACTGCCCTCTACTGCTGGCTTTTCCCTTCACCCTGGCGAGTCCAATGTCCTCACCATGCCTCATTCCTGGTCAGGACGTTTATGGGGGAGAACTCATTGCTCCCACTACTCCAATGGAAACTTCTCCTGCCTCACCGGCGGCGGCGGTGACTGTGCTTCCTCAACCATGGAATGTAACTCTTCCTCACCAGTTACACTTGCAGAGTTCAATCTAAATGCCAAATCCAGTGGATTTGATTTCTTCCGCATCAGCTTGGTTAATGGTTACAATCTCCCAATGATGGTTGAGCCTCAAGTCGGAAACGGCTCTGGCAATTGCACGACGACGGGCTGTATGGTACCATTGGGCACAGTGTGTCCATCGCAGCTTAAAGTGATGAGTGGAGGAGATTGCATAGGGTGTAGAAGTGCGTGCAAACCATTTTCTAAGCACTGCTCCTCGGAGTTCTTCGCAAAGGCATGTCCTCACGCCAAAGTCGATGCCACCACTAAAACCTTTCAGAGTGTTTGTGCAACTACTGATTACTTCATCACTTTTTGCCCTACCTCCACAAG GATCAAGCCGAGCAAAGAGGACAACTCAGAGGATCAAAAGAAAGGGTCAACCATAGACAAAATTGTCAACTTttgtaaacaaaatataaaactacTGGGCATTGTTGGTGGTAGTGTTGGTGTGGTTGCCATTGTGATAACCATCACAATTTCCTGTGCCTGTACCAAACATGGTTGCAATTGCATCTTCGGCTTGAGCGCAGAAATCAAATCCAAATTTCCTAGTCATCTATTCACAAAGATTAAAGGATTATTCTCCGCAGCTGGGTGCAGTGGAAATCCGAACATTATTAGTTAA